The DNA window GTAGTGCATTTAATTTTCTTTCCCTGTTCTATTTTTGCCCGCACTTGTTGGGGAAGAATAAAATCATTAAAGGACATGTATTATGttccattttatttttgcaaCTCACTTTTTAAGAGTGTTTGTCCTCAATCTTATTTCTGTATATTTTCTACGCATTATGCTCGACTTAATTCTCTTTTCGGTTAAATTCTGCCCTACAGGCTGTTGTCTTTACTGATATCAATCTTGATAAAGCCATTGAATTTGATGACTATTGCCATAGTCATCAGCCTCCTATCTCTTTCATTAAGGCTGAAGTTAGAGGACTTTTTGGTTCTGTGTTTTGTGACTTTGGACCTGAATTCACTGTTTTTGATGTCGACGGAGAGGAACCACACACAGGGATAGTTGCATCCATTAGTAACGACAATCCTGCTATAGTATCATGTGTGGATGATGAGAGGCTTGAATTTCAGGATGGAGATCTTGTTATGTTCTCTGAAATCCATGGAATGACTGAGCTTAATGATGGAAAACCAAGGAAAATTAGAAATGCTAGGCCATATTCATTTACTCTTGATGAGGACACCACAAACTTTGGTACCTATAAGAAAGGTGGTATTGTCACACAGGTGAAACTACCTAAAGTCTTGAACTTTAAGCCACTGCGGCAAGCACTTGAAGACCCTGGAGATTTTCTTTTGACTGATTTTTCCAAGTATGATAGGCCATCTCTTCTGCACCTAGCATTTCAAGCTCTGGATAAGTTCTTGTCCGAGTCAGGTCGTTTTCCTGTTGCTGGTTCAGAGGAGGATGCTCAGAAGCTCATATCTATGGTCAATAACATTAATGAACGCTTGGGAGATAAAAGAGTTGAAGACATCAATTCAAAACTTTTGCGTCACTTTGCTTTCGGAGCCAGGGCTGTACTTAATCCAATGGCTGCTATGTTTGGTGGTATTGTTGGACAAGAGGTTGTCAAAGCATGTTCTGGGAAGTTCCATCCTCTCTTTCAGGTCAGCAGTTTCTTTTCCGTTCCCCACAACCCATCAGCctcttttttagttttaatttctttctttcttccttCCTCAACCTCACCCCACCCTGTTGACGACGGTCCAAGTAAAGTccatattttctattttcataTTCCATCCTTCCCTTCCTCTTCAGCCCCAATTGCTGAGCATCAATTTGATTGCTTCATTTTGTGACTAACTTTTCTTTCTGCCTGATGTTgcagtttttatattttgactCAGTGGAGTCGCTCCCCACAGAGAATTTGGATCCCCATGATTTGCAACCATTGAATAGTCGCTATGATGCACAGATTTCAGTTTTTGGATTAAAGCTCCAGAAGAAACTAGAAAATGCCAATACGTTTGTTGTAGGATCTGGTGCATTGGGCTGTGAATTCTTGAAGAATTTAGCATTAATGGGGGTTTCTTGTTGTAAACAAGGAAAGCTGACTATAACCGATGATGATATAATCGAGAAGAGTAATCTAAGTAGGCAGTTTCTTTTCCGTGATTGGAACATTGGGCAGGCCAAATCCATGGTTGCTGCTTCTGCTGCTTCATCAATAAATCCTTCAATGAATATAGAAGCATTGCAGAACCGTGTCAGCCCTGAAACTGAGACTGTCTTTGATGATGTATTCTGGGAGAATTTAACTGTTGTTATAAATGCTTTAGACAATGTTAATGCAAGATTATATGTTGATCAGAGATGCTTATATTTCCAGAAGCCACTTCTTGAGTCTGGAACCCTGGGTGCTAAGTGCAACACTCAGATGGTCATTCCTCACCTGACTGAAAATTATGGTGCCTCTAGAGACCCACCGGAGAAGCAAGCACCCATGTGCACTCTCCACTCGTTCCCTCACAACATTGACCACTGCTTGACCTGGGCTCGCTCCGAGTTTGAGGGTTTGTTTGAGAAAACTCCAGCGGAAGTGAATGCATATTTATCTAACCCAGTTGAATATACTGCTAGTTTGGCGAATACTGCTGATCCTCAGGCAAGGGATACCTTAGAACATGTTGTTGAGTGTCTGGACAAGGAAAAATGTGAGACATTCCAGGATTGCATTACATGGGCTCGCTTAAAGTATTCCcttgatttgattttttgttaACCTAATGATCATTGAACATGTTCTTTTTTTAGGTTATCACTTCATTGTTTTGACATTTGACATCATACTGTTTTTGTTATCAGGTTTGAAGATTATTTTACTAATCGTGTGAAGCAGTTGATTTATTCATTTCCTGAAGATGCTTTATCAAATACTGGCACTCCATTCTGGTCAGCCCCAAAGCGTTATCCTCATCCACTTAAGTTCTCAACTTCCGATCCCAGTCACCTCAGTTTTGTCATGTCAGCATCTATACTACGAGCAGAGGCTTTCGGCATACCAGTTCCCGAATGGGTCAAGAATCCTAAGCTGTTTGCTGAGGCTGTTGAGAAGGTGATGGTTATAGATTTTGAGCCAAAAAAAGATGCTAAAATTGTGACGGATGATAAGGCTACCAGTCTTTCTACTGCATCTGCAGATGATGGAGCAGTTATCAATGAGCTAATCGCAAAATTAGAACAGTGCAGGAAGAATCTGTCACCCGGATACAGGATGAAACCGATTCAGTTTGAGAAGGTACTCTTGACAGCTTCATTATGCAATCTGTATCTTTTCGCATTGCAAATTGTTGATTGATCATTCTGCTTgactaaatattattatatcatCAACTAATCACAGTTATATGGTACTCAACGTCACTCTTGTTGTTgcattttcagaaaatattgtGTACTGAAGTAGAGTGTTTAACAATAAGATTGTACATTCGATTCGAATtggtatatatttattttcaaaatcaaaccaaaccaagtttaatagtataatttaataaagttcaaaccaaactgaacaaGTCTTTTGGTTCGGCTCTGTTCGGTTGGTTGGCTTGGTTTAGTTTCCAGTTTGTACTGAAAGTGAactgaattttatattttcacaaTTGAATTTGT is part of the Mercurialis annua linkage group LG3, ddMerAnnu1.2, whole genome shotgun sequence genome and encodes:
- the LOC126672741 gene encoding ubiquitin-activating enzyme E1 1-like, producing the protein MLPKKRPVNDQQQEAEAKPDDCPTPAPAVIVTAINKKHQISSVLLESTAENNGNSSSSSGVIMAPGSGDMAQNQHDIDEDLHSRQLAVYGRETMRRLFASNVLVSGLQGLGAEIAKNLILAGVKSVTLHDQGVVELWDLSSNFIFSENDVGKNRALASVQKLQELNNAVVVSSLTVELTKEKLSDFQAVVFTDINLDKAIEFDDYCHSHQPPISFIKAEVRGLFGSVFCDFGPEFTVFDVDGEEPHTGIVASISNDNPAIVSCVDDERLEFQDGDLVMFSEIHGMTELNDGKPRKIRNARPYSFTLDEDTTNFGTYKKGGIVTQVKLPKVLNFKPLRQALEDPGDFLLTDFSKYDRPSLLHLAFQALDKFLSESGRFPVAGSEEDAQKLISMVNNINERLGDKRVEDINSKLLRHFAFGARAVLNPMAAMFGGIVGQEVVKACSGKFHPLFQFLYFDSVESLPTENLDPHDLQPLNSRYDAQISVFGLKLQKKLENANTFVVGSGALGCEFLKNLALMGVSCCKQGKLTITDDDIIEKSNLSRQFLFRDWNIGQAKSMVAASAASSINPSMNIEALQNRVSPETETVFDDVFWENLTVVINALDNVNARLYVDQRCLYFQKPLLESGTLGAKCNTQMVIPHLTENYGASRDPPEKQAPMCTLHSFPHNIDHCLTWARSEFEGLFEKTPAEVNAYLSNPVEYTASLANTADPQARDTLEHVVECLDKEKCETFQDCITWARLKFEDYFTNRVKQLIYSFPEDALSNTGTPFWSAPKRYPHPLKFSTSDPSHLSFVMSASILRAEAFGIPVPEWVKNPKLFAEAVEKVMVIDFEPKKDAKIVTDDKATSLSTASADDGAVINELIAKLEQCRKNLSPGYRMKPIQFEKDDDTNFHMDLIAGLANMRARNYSIPEVDKLKAKFIAGRIIPAIATSTAMATGLVCLELYKVLDGGHKVEDYRNTFANLALPLFSMAEPVPPKTIKHRDMSWTVWDRWILRGNPTLRELFEWLKEKGLNAYSISCGSCLLCNTMYPNHKERMDMKMVDLARDVAKLELPPNRRHFDVVVACEDDEDNDIDIPLVSIYYR